Proteins from a genomic interval of Loxodonta africana isolate mLoxAfr1 chromosome 25, mLoxAfr1.hap2, whole genome shotgun sequence:
- the CLEC20A gene encoding LOW QUALITY PROTEIN: putative C-type lectin domain family 20 member A (The sequence of the model RefSeq protein was modified relative to this genomic sequence to represent the inferred CDS: deleted 2 bases in 1 codon), with protein MAHNKHSVYLIYCCYTLSKHYCSMQEGHKDRVRGKELVEQRDGGVRQLREWVGLASSSRPVEQLAGRPEGRARCNFRAGGEVQSRRGGWRGPALAKSSLGTREWGGGYVVTASPAPAWKLVSSSNKTFFGVEKLLNLYKALWHCQVHHTDLADLQNLNSLGAIMSIYSTLSYADMWVGLYLNVNINGLSWSSGSTFTLPVWSLLPVMHQYVFCCHPFTGDRLVDGTEALHLLLCWQKHYTWAPQLPPPQPVCLSLRGLRLYCSQLKPMEGTNASIMQVVSAQVEVQIGQKTFTRFNQEMTWLSALIHCRRHYTDLADLQNVTDEADKKALRSITNEFEAWIGLYFNPASKSLSWSSGLGTSIPTWLQVPEFMTGLCAGFRTYARFTPMVYSVTCSSLQPFICFYDPSIGHRESAELPPLSLTPCTEDTVWTTPRPSIHHYFLFCIDVLNLFLAGSWDLQAGIQQPRAGPWHPSQKGQDHRRLRGSLAPRDTGTELFSRHHGPAKRLGFRGSDRDPAGHCPECVLRPHGPDDPDNPKPRWFCVPREAYCPPGSDRKSCGLHFEPSWSCVPREPCCPPGGDQNSCGLLFEPHCPPEIDRNSCGLCFEPHCFPGRNQKSCGLRFDNPTSGGAHRIGHIQRTPQPRVSRELPEDGRKFLGAFGPKEPGRTPKNNRAPGVDSPEPGHQTGDNREPFLQLCMEQWLLMPVFQLRAGHQHQTVWPSAVSAVTPLPSPPVAVTSAENGIDIRDTAATTQAQHLSSSNSPESKQATPAPESGHPFVILKADFNTTTRANPEDMKDQFLKEIQEVLKLQLGHEQFRLKWVGFEVNRK; from the exons atggcacataacaagcACTCAGTATACCTTATCTATTGTTGTTACACACTATCAAAGCACTATTGCAGCATGCAGGAAGGACACAAGGATAGGGTCAGGGGCAAGGAGTTAGTTGAGCAAAGGGATGGGGGAGTGAGGCAGTTGAGAGAGTGGGTGGGGTTGGCTAGCTCTTCCAGGCCAGTGGAGCAACTTGCAGGAAGGCCAGAAGGCAGAGCAAGATGCAACTTTAGAGCAGGCGGTGAGGTGCAGAGTAGGAGAGGAGGCTGGAGAGGCCCAGCCCTGGCCAAAAGCTCTCTGGGGACTAGGGAGTGGGGTGGAGGCTATGTGGTAACT GCCTCTCCAGCCCCAGCCTGGAAGCTGGTGAGCAGCAGCAACAAGACCTTCTTTGGGGTGGAGAAGTTGCTGAACTTGTATAAGGCCCTGTGGCACTGCCAGGTGCACCACACAGACCTCGCTGACCTACAGAATTTGAACAGCCTGGGTGCCATAATGTCCATCTACTCCACCTTGAGCTACGCCGACATGTGGGTTGGTCTCTACTTGAATGTGAACATTAATGGCCTGAGCTGGTCCAGCGGCTCCACCTTTACCCTCCCAGTGTGGAGCCTGCTGCCTGTGATGCACCAGTATGTATTCTGCTGCCACCCCTTCACTGGGGACCGCCTTGTGGATGGAACAGAAGCCCTTCACTTGCTACTATG CTGGCAGAAGCACTACACCTGGGCCCCGCAACTCCCTCCACCCCAGCCTGTCTGCTTGTCCCTGAGGGGTCTCAGGCTCTACTGCTCCCAGCTGAAGCCCATGGAGGGGACCAATGCCTCCATTATGCAGGTGGTCTCTGCTCAAG TTGAGGTCCAGATCGGCCAGAAGACCTTCACACGGTTTAACCAAGAAATGACATGGCTCTCAGCCCTGATACACTGCCGCAGACACTACACGGACCTGGCCGACCTGCAGAACGTGACTGACGAGGCGGACAAGAAGGCCTTGAGGTCCATCACGAATGAGTTCGAGGCCTGGATTGGCCTCTACTTCAACCCAGCCTCCAAGTCTCTGAGCTGGTCCAGCGGCTTGGGCACCAGCATCCCCACCTGGCTGCAGGTGCCGGAGTTCATGACAGGACTGTGTGCCGGGTTCCGCACTTACGCACGCTTCACTCCCATGGTTTACTCAGTGACCTGCTCTTCCCTGCAACCTTTTATCTGCTTCTATG ATCCCTCTATCGGACACCGGGAGTCGGCAGaactccctccgctctctctcaCTCCCTGCACGGAAGATACTGTGTGGACAACTCCCAGGCCAAGTATACACCACTATTTTCTCTTCTGTATAGATGTTTTAAACCTGTTCTTGGCTGGATCTTGGGATCTCCAGGCTGGCATACAGCAGCCCAGGGCAGGCCCATGGCACCCCTCTCAGAAGGGCCA AGACCATCGCCGGCTCCGCGGCTCCCTGGCCCCAAGGGACACAGGCACTGAGCTCTTCAGCCGACACCACGGCCCGGCTAAACGCCTTGGTTTCCGAGGAAGCGACCGGGACCCGGCTGGCCACTGCCCAGAGTGCGTTCTCCGGCCCCACGGCCCTGACGACCCCGACAACCCCAAGCCCCGCTGGTTCTGCGTCCCTAGGGAGGCTTACTGTCCCCCAGGAAGTGACCGGAAATCCTGTGGCCTCCACTTCGAGCCCAGCTGGTCTTGCGTCCCCAGGGAGCCCTGCTGTCCCCCAGGTGGTGACCAGAATTCCTGTGGCCTCCTCTTCGAGCCCCACTGTCCCCCAGAAATTGACCGGAACTCCTGTGGCCTCTGCTTCGAGCCCCACTGTTTCCCAGGAAGGAACCAGAAGTCCTGTGGCCTCCGCTTCGA CAACCCCACCAGTGGCGGCGCCCACCGGATTGGCCACATCCAGCGGACTCCGCAGCCCCGAGTCTCCAGAGAGCTCCCCGAGGATGGAAGAAAGTTCCTTGGAGCCTTTGGGCCCAAGGAGCCAGGCCGCACCCCAAAGAACAACCGCGCGCCAGGCGTTGATAGCCCCGAGCCAGGCCACCAGACCGGAGACAACAGGGAGCCG TTTCTGCAATTGTGTATGGAGCAGTGGCTGCTCATGCCTGTTTTCCAGCTCAGGGCTGGTCACCAGCATCAGACCGTCTGGCCCTCAGCTGTGTCTGCTGTAACTCCTTTACCTTCCCCTCCTGTAGCTGTGACCAGTGCAGAGAATGGTATTGAtataagagatacagctgctactACTCAGGCCCAACATTTGAGCTCATCTAACAGCCCAGAGTCTAAACAAGCAACACCCGCACCAGAATCAG GGCACCCCTTTGTAATCCTGAAAGCAGATTTTAACACTACAACTCGCGCGAACCCAGAAGATATGAAAGACCAGTTTTTGAAAGAG ATCCAAGAAGTCTTAAAGCTTCAATTAGGTCATGAGCAATTCAGACTGAAATGGGTCGGCTTTGAAGTGAACAGAAAATAG